From a region of the Triticum aestivum cultivar Chinese Spring chromosome 7D, IWGSC CS RefSeq v2.1, whole genome shotgun sequence genome:
- the LOC123164727 gene encoding G-type lectin S-receptor-like serine/threonine-protein kinase At2g19130 has translation MSLITATLIALACLCFAPAVGAAATVSARRPLRGNDTLVSAQGKFELGLFSPAGSSGDRFYLGIWYKNIPGQTIIWVGNRASPLSAVASAELRVSADDGNLELVGPTVASTSPVVVWSSNLSSSLSPGSNNTAEIRDNGNLVLVDGGNSSNVLWQSFDHPTDTLVPEAWIGENKLTGEYQALTSWRNAQDPASGVFSETLDPNGASEVFYMWNRSRVYWRTGVWMGQAFARLPEATKNTIYNGTYVETPAYRRVINVLYDNATITRSVLDPTGQAQMYIWMPTSQSWQLLWTGPMLQCDVYALCGAFGVCDQGGKLPCHCPPGFAPVSEGDWTLNDWSGGCCRSSPLTCAHNGSRTDGFLMLPDVKLPDDSLTVGAAQSKVECESACVKSCSCQAYAFSAGECTVWYGELRNLQQLYLDSDSPGSDLYLRLSERGLQDLHSVDREKMGRKLWFVLGIILAGVAAVGASVILAWRIVLARRRLVSMANENVSFLAVYSYGDLRAATKDFSERLGHGSFGSVYRGVLKRHKGDNSIRVQVAVKKLESLGRQGDKQFRTEVSTLGCIQHVNLVRLLGFCSSGDDKMLVYEYMPRGSLDGLLFRDGACLSWRDRYCIMLGVARGLAYLHHGCRECIIHCDVKPENILLDEDMSPRIADFGMAKLVGRDFSRALTTMRGTIGYLAPEWISGQPISAKADVYSFGMVLFELISGRRNSKGYSELEAAGTGGSESSLTFFPVWAAAKVLEGEVGAVADPRLRGDVMPKELERACRVACWCIQDEEAQRPTMAQVVQALEGIVHIQAPPVPRTLEHLVTLM, from the coding sequence ATGTCACTGATCACTGCCACTTTGATAGCCCTTGCCTGCTTGTGCTTCGCCCCGGCAGTGGGTGCAGCGGCGACAGTCTCGGCGCGGCGTCCGCTGCGGGGCAACGACACGCTGGTCTCGGCACAGGGCAAGTTCGAGCTCGGCCTTTTCAGCCCTGCTGGCAGCTCCGGCGACAGGTTCTACCTCGGGATCTGGTACAAGAACATCCCCGGCCAGACCATCATCTGGGTGGGCAACCGCGCGAGTCCACTATCTGCTGTTGCCTCCGCCGAGCTCCGTGTCTCCGCTGACGACGGCAACCTCGAGCTCGTCGGTCCCACCGTTGCCTCCACCTCGCCGGTCGTCGTGTGGTCTTCGAACCTGTCGTCTTCCTTGTCGCCGGGCTCAAACAACACGGCGGAGATCCGCGACAACGGCAACCTGGTTCTTGTCGACGGCGGCAACTCCTCCAACGTGCTGTGGCAGAGCTTCGACCACCCGACGGACACGCTGGTGCCGGAAGCGTGGATCGGGGAAAACAAGCTCACCGGCGAGTACCAGGCGTTGACGTCGTGGCGGAACGCCCAAGACCCCGCGTCGGGGGTGTTCAGTGAGACGCTGGACCCAAACGGCGCTAGCGAGGTCTTCTACATGTGGAACCGGTCCCGCGTGTACTGGCGGACCGGCGTCTGGATGGGCCAAGCCTTTGCGAGGCTGCCAGAGGCAACGAAGAACACCATCTACAACGGGACGTACGTCGAGACGCCGGCGTACCGGCGCGTCATCAACGTACTCTACGACAATGCAACCATAACACGCAGCGTGCTCGATCCCACCGGTCAGGCACAAATGTACATTTGGATGCCCACGAGTCAGAGCTGGCAGCTCTTGTGGACCGGTCCCATGTTGCAGTGCGACGTGTACGCGCTCTGCGGCGCATTCGGCGTTTGCGACCAGGGAGGCAAGCTACCTTGCCACTGTCCGCCCGGATTTGCCCCGGTGTCAGAGGGGGACTGGACGCTCAACGATTGGAGCGGTGGGTGCTGCCGGAGCTCGCCGCTCACGTGCGCGCACAATGGATCAAGGACGGACGGGTTCCTGATGCTGCCAGACGTGAAACTTCCCGATGACTCGCTCACCGTGGGCGCTGCCCAGAGCAAAGTAGAGTGCGAATCGGCTTGCGTAAAGAGCTGCTCTTGCCAGGCCTACGCCTTCTCTGCCGGGGAGTGCACCGTCTGGTACGGAGAGCTCCGCAACCTTCAACAGCTCTACTTGGACTCTGACAGCCCCGGGTCAGACTTGTACCTTCGGCTTTCAGAAAGAGGATTGCAAGATCTCCATAGCGTAGACAGGGAGAAAATGGGAAGAAAGTTATGGTTTGTCCTTGGCATCATATTGGCTGGTGTTGCAGCAGTAGGGGCATCGGTCATACTAGCCTGGAGGATTGTTCTTGCCCGAAGGAGACTAGTCAGTATGGCAAATGAGAATGTATCCTTCTTGGCCGTGTACAGTTATGGCGACCTCCGTGCTGCCACGAAGGACTTCTCGGAGCGGCTGGGCCACGGTAGCTTTGGCTCGGTGTACCGCGGTGTCCTGAAGCGGCATAAGGGAGACAACTCAATCAGAGTCCAGGTGGCAGTGAAGAAGCTTGAAAGTCTTGGGCGGCAGGGTGACAAGCAATTCCGGACAGAGGTGAGCACACTGGGCTGCATCCAGCACGTGAACCTCGTCCGGCTCCTCGGATTCTGCTCGTCGGGCGACGATAAGATGCTCGTCTACGAGTACATGCCCAGAGGCTCCCTCGACGGCCTCCTCTTCCGTGACGGCGCGTGCCTGAGCTGGCGCGACCGGTACTGCATCATGCTCGGTGTGGCCAGAGGGCTGGCCTACCTGCACCACGGCTGCCGCGAATGCATCATACACTGCGACGTCAAGCCGGAGAACATCCTGCTGGACGAGGACATGTCCCCAAGGATCGCCGACTTTGGGATGGCGAAGCTGGTGGGGAGGGACTTCAGCCGCGCGTTGACGACTATGCGGGGCACCATCGGGTACCTGGCGCCGGAGTGGATCTCTGGACAGCCTATCAGCGCTAAGGccgacgtgtacagcttcggcaTGGTGCTCTTCGAGCTCATCTCGGGACGACGTAACTCTAAAGGGTACAGCGAGCTGGAGGCGGCAGGGACTGGTGGGAGTGAGTCCTCCTTGACCTTCTTCCCAGTGTGGGCCGCTGCAAAGGTTTTGGAAGGTGAGGTGGGCGCCGTGGCTGACCCGCGGCTGCGCGGCGATGTGATGCCGAAGGAGCTGGAGCGGGCGTGCAGGGTGGCATGCTGGTGCATCCAGGACGAGGAGGCGCAGCGCCCGACCATGGCGCAGGTCGTGCAGGCGCTGGAAGGCATCGTCCACATACAAGCCCCGCCGGTGCCACGAACGCTGGAGCACCTTGTCACCCTCATGTAA